The Collimonas sp. PA-H2 genome contains a region encoding:
- a CDS encoding rubredoxin, protein MTETETEFKTLMCLVCGWIYSEKNGAPSEGLAPGTRWDDIPDTWTCPECGVKKEDFTMVEF, encoded by the coding sequence ATGACTGAAACAGAAACTGAATTCAAGACACTGATGTGCCTGGTGTGCGGCTGGATCTATTCGGAAAAGAATGGCGCCCCCAGCGAAGGCCTGGCGCCGGGCACCCGCTGGGACGATATCCCGGACACCTGGACCTGCCCTGAGTGCGGCGTAAAGAAAGAGGATTTCACCATGGTGGAATTTTAA
- a CDS encoding alpha/beta fold hydrolase translates to MSTPTEQLAPTPESVAKAFLTPRTDERTPVTAGFEGASRVETYGPSGKLVSWQAGRGPTVLLVHGWEGRSSDMAPFIPPLLEAGYRVVLVDLPAHGESEGTTSSIPACAAALLKLQDLIGPVYAAIAHSVGCALTVEAVRHGLQVERLVLIAPPARYFDYAVGFGVQAGLDRRQVAAMIALLQEQGVDVADVNTPRAAASLKQPLLILHSNDDRVVPVSLGVEIADAWQGAKLLRFDGLGHRRILKAPEVIDAARAFLTT, encoded by the coding sequence GTGAGCACCCCCACCGAACAGTTAGCGCCTACCCCCGAATCCGTCGCCAAGGCGTTCCTCACGCCGCGAACCGATGAGCGGACCCCGGTCACGGCCGGTTTCGAGGGCGCGAGCCGGGTAGAGACCTATGGCCCGAGCGGCAAGCTGGTGTCCTGGCAGGCCGGCCGGGGGCCGACAGTATTGCTGGTCCACGGCTGGGAAGGCCGCTCCAGCGACATGGCGCCGTTCATTCCGCCGCTGCTTGAGGCCGGCTACCGCGTGGTGCTGGTCGATCTGCCGGCGCATGGCGAGTCCGAAGGAACGACCTCGTCGATCCCGGCTTGCGCCGCCGCGCTGCTGAAACTCCAGGACTTGATCGGTCCGGTGTATGCTGCAATCGCGCACTCGGTCGGCTGTGCTCTTACTGTGGAAGCGGTGCGGCACGGCCTGCAGGTCGAGCGCCTGGTGCTGATCGCGCCGCCGGCGCGCTACTTCGATTACGCCGTCGGCTTCGGCGTCCAGGCTGGCCTGGACCGGCGCCAGGTGGCGGCAATGATCGCCCTGCTGCAGGAGCAGGGCGTCGATGTCGCCGATGTTAATACGCCGCGAGCCGCCGCAAGCCTCAAACAACCGCTGCTGATCCTGCATTCGAACGACGACCGCGTGGTGCCGGTATCGCTTGGTGTGGAAATCGCCGACGCCTGGCAAGGCGCCAAGCTGCTCCGCTTCGACGGCCTGGGCCATCGCCGGATTCTGAAGGCGCCCGAAGTGATCGATGCCGCGCGCGCTTTCCTGACTACCTGA
- a CDS encoding helix-turn-helix domain-containing protein, giving the protein MLPAPGYRRHRHRARRRSERLGRLADGAPLRADIASALCISERTFQWPSFQALVEHARYSLAQQYLGQHQLLVSEMIFLLGFTGQSALFLACKRWLNMSPKQYRDHPLLSR; this is encoded by the coding sequence CTGCTACCTGCGCCTGGTTACCGACGACACCGCCATCGAGCTCGCCGAAGAAGCGAGCGTCTCGGCCGGCTGGCGGACGGCGCGCCGTTAAGGGCCGACATCGCCAGCGCGCTATGCATCAGCGAACGCACCTTTCAATGGCCCAGTTTCCAGGCGCTGGTGGAGCATGCGCGGTACAGCCTGGCGCAACAGTACCTGGGACAGCATCAGCTGCTGGTCTCAGAGATGATTTTCCTGCTTGGTTTCACCGGCCAGAGTGCACTGTTCCTGGCCTGCAAGCGCTGGCTCAACATGTCGCCCAAGCAGTACCGCGACCATCCTCTGCTGTCGAGGTGA
- a CDS encoding AraC family transcriptional regulator ligand-binding domain-containing protein has protein sequence MLDGVRIEIAEHLGNASYPTGKLRALWKVAALRSNNPAIGLSVPEVTTPAIFDVAGYAMMSSENLYASLAPLICYLRLVTDDTAIELAEEASVSAGWRTARR, from the coding sequence TTGCTTGACGGCGTCCGCATCGAAATAGCTGAACACCTTGGTAACGCCAGTTATCCAACGGGAAAGCTGCGTGCCTTGTGGAAAGTCGCCGCCTTGCGCTCGAATAACCCGGCGATCGGGCTGTCGGTTCCCGAGGTGACCACGCCCGCCATCTTCGACGTGGCCGGCTACGCCATGATGTCCAGCGAAAACCTGTACGCCAGCCTGGCGCCGCTTATCTGCTACCTGCGCCTGGTTACCGACGACACCGCCATCGAGCTCGCCGAAGAAGCGAGCGTCTCGGCCGGCTGGCGGACGGCGCGCCGTTAA
- a CDS encoding helix-turn-helix domain-containing protein produces the protein MQRKSFGNMQCPIARSLERVGEWWSILILRDAFYGLTRFDEFQKSLEIAPNMLTRRLNALVEEGLLERHLYCEKPPRHEYLLTQRGRDFRPVLLVLLAWGNKHFAPEGESVMLLDADTGARVEPVLYDGASGKPIGAQHVFGAGPAADQVVRLRVARQPGK, from the coding sequence ATGCAACGCAAGAGTTTCGGCAACATGCAATGCCCCATTGCCCGCAGCCTGGAACGGGTCGGCGAATGGTGGAGCATCCTGATTCTGCGCGACGCCTTCTATGGCCTGACCCGCTTCGACGAATTCCAGAAAAGTCTGGAGATCGCCCCCAACATGCTGACCCGGCGCCTGAACGCGCTGGTGGAAGAAGGCTTGCTGGAACGGCATCTTTACTGCGAAAAACCGCCGCGCCATGAATACCTGCTGACCCAGCGCGGCCGCGATTTCCGTCCGGTGTTGCTGGTGCTGCTGGCCTGGGGCAACAAGCATTTCGCGCCGGAAGGCGAAAGCGTGATGCTGCTCGACGCCGATACCGGCGCCAGGGTCGAGCCGGTGCTGTACGACGGCGCCAGCGGCAAGCCGATCGGCGCACAGCACGTGTTCGGCGCCGGCCCGGCCGCCGACCAAGTTGTCCGGCTACGCGTCGCCCGCCAGCCGGGCAAGTGA
- a CDS encoding YceI family protein, whose amino-acid sequence MKTLTRFAIAAAFIATLSGSAFATPETFVIDGTHTFPRFSYNHFGYTKQLSRFNKTTGKIVLDKDAKTGSVDVTIDMKSVDTGFDVFNGIIQGEDFFDTEKYPTARFKSTKVRFDGDKPIAVDGDLTIKGVSKPVTLAIDTFQLMAHPMLKKDAIGVNASTTVKRTVFNAGKYAPYVGDDVAIDIAVEAVKE is encoded by the coding sequence ATGAAAACATTGACCAGATTTGCAATTGCCGCTGCGTTTATCGCCACCCTGAGCGGTTCGGCTTTCGCCACTCCTGAGACGTTCGTTATCGACGGCACCCACACCTTTCCGCGATTTTCGTACAACCACTTCGGCTATACAAAGCAGCTCAGCCGCTTTAACAAGACCACGGGCAAAATCGTACTCGACAAGGACGCCAAGACCGGTTCGGTCGATGTCACCATCGACATGAAGTCGGTTGACACGGGTTTTGACGTATTCAACGGCATTATTCAGGGCGAAGATTTCTTTGACACCGAGAAATACCCGACGGCCAGATTCAAATCGACGAAAGTGCGCTTTGACGGCGACAAGCCGATCGCCGTGGATGGTGATTTGACGATCAAGGGAGTAAGCAAACCGGTCACTTTGGCGATTGATACCTTTCAATTGATGGCCCACCCGATGCTGAAGAAAGATGCGATTGGGGTGAACGCCAGCACCACAGTCAAGCGCACCGTTTTCAATGCCGGCAAGTATGCGCCTTACGTTGGGGACGATGTCGCGATTGACATTGCCGTTGAAGCGGTCAAAGAATAA
- a CDS encoding YceI family protein, giving the protein MNIKYALNAFLAAGVLVLPAFGHADEFKAVQTDKTTLTFGYKQMGVNMDGRVKHFTAQVDFDPAKLNSAKAQIDIDIASIDVGSDEGNGEVTGKLWFNAKAYPRASFVASSVKALGGNRYEVTGPLSIKGRTSIVTAPVIFTQQGKIGTFDGAFVIKRADFSIGEGAWAAFDTVANDIQIKFHIVATSST; this is encoded by the coding sequence TTGAACATCAAATATGCACTCAACGCATTCCTGGCCGCCGGCGTATTAGTCCTGCCGGCATTCGGCCACGCTGACGAATTCAAGGCTGTGCAAACCGATAAAACCACGCTTACGTTTGGCTATAAGCAGATGGGGGTGAACATGGACGGCCGCGTCAAGCACTTTACGGCGCAGGTGGACTTTGATCCGGCGAAATTGAATAGCGCAAAGGCGCAAATTGATATCGACATCGCCAGCATCGACGTCGGTTCGGATGAAGGAAACGGCGAAGTCACCGGCAAGCTATGGTTCAACGCCAAAGCATATCCGAGGGCGAGCTTTGTAGCGAGCAGCGTCAAGGCACTTGGCGGTAACCGCTATGAGGTGACCGGGCCTCTGAGCATCAAGGGACGTACCAGCATCGTTACGGCGCCCGTCATCTTTACACAGCAGGGCAAGATCGGAACCTTCGACGGAGCGTTCGTCATCAAACGCGCCGATTTTTCCATTGGCGAAGGTGCATGGGCGGCTTTTGACACTGTCGCAAACGATATTCAAATCAAGTTTCACATCGTGGCCACGTCCAGCACGTAG
- a CDS encoding cytochrome b — MKSVSYTSTAKALHWIMAIAIIGLFCFGLYMSNLPLSPEKLRYYSWHKWAGVSVFILALIRLSWRTFNRPPGLPTHMGRNERLAAHSGHGLLYFLMFAIPLSGWLMSSAKGFQTVMLGVLPIPDLLTKNRELGNLLQTVHWSLNMMLAAIVLGHALAALKHHVKNKDDVLTRMLPYGDKT, encoded by the coding sequence ATGAAAAGCGTCTCATACACATCAACTGCGAAAGCGCTGCACTGGATCATGGCAATCGCCATCATCGGATTGTTCTGCTTTGGTCTTTACATGAGCAATCTTCCGCTATCGCCTGAAAAGCTAAGGTATTACTCCTGGCATAAATGGGCTGGCGTATCGGTATTTATTCTGGCGCTCATACGTTTGTCCTGGCGCACATTTAATCGTCCACCTGGTTTGCCAACGCATATGGGGCGAAATGAGCGGCTCGCCGCGCATTCAGGGCATGGCCTGCTTTACTTTTTGATGTTTGCAATTCCGCTTTCGGGCTGGCTTATGAGTTCCGCAAAAGGATTCCAAACAGTGATGCTCGGCGTATTGCCGATCCCCGATCTTCTGACCAAGAACAGGGAGCTTGGAAATTTACTGCAAACGGTGCATTGGAGCTTGAACATGATGTTAGCGGCAATTGTCCTTGGACATGCATTAGCGGCGCTGAAACATCACGTAAAAAACAAGGATGACGTTCTCACCCGCATGCTGCCTTACGGCGACAAAACGTGA
- a CDS encoding nuclear transport factor 2 family protein, producing MSFSVNELLQRNLLAIFGERDSAARMRELETIWLPEGTFVDPDGRYVGLEAINRRIDELQARFPAFDFIERGAAEAMHGVGRLAWGYGPEDNRTAVTGVDVAVTRDGRLLELYAFID from the coding sequence ATGTCTTTTTCGGTGAATGAACTGCTGCAGCGAAACCTGCTCGCCATCTTCGGCGAGCGAGATTCTGCGGCGCGAATGAGGGAACTGGAAACTATCTGGCTGCCTGAAGGCACCTTCGTCGATCCGGACGGCCGATATGTCGGCCTCGAAGCCATCAACCGCAGGATCGACGAGTTGCAGGCAAGATTCCCTGCTTTCGACTTTATCGAGCGCGGCGCCGCCGAGGCCATGCATGGGGTCGGACGTCTCGCATGGGGCTATGGGCCTGAAGACAATCGGACTGCCGTGACTGGCGTCGACGTAGCGGTCACACGCGACGGCAGACTTCTCGAGCTATATGCATTTATAGACTGA
- a CDS encoding nuclear transport factor 2 family protein, producing the protein MNSQKNLHLAQQFLEKMGSGASAEEIAALCTPDLDWNIPGDTGVLPWIGHKTGRKALSDFVRDTQTMVERVSFDIKDILANDDRAIILGHLQTRISATGKLIVTAFAIALTFSGAQIASFLMLEDSFAVSMAARH; encoded by the coding sequence ATGAATTCGCAAAAAAACCTCCACCTCGCCCAGCAGTTTCTTGAAAAAATGGGCTCAGGCGCCAGCGCCGAAGAGATTGCCGCGTTGTGCACGCCCGATCTCGACTGGAATATCCCGGGCGACACCGGCGTGCTGCCCTGGATCGGCCACAAGACTGGACGCAAGGCACTATCGGATTTCGTCCGCGACACGCAAACCATGGTCGAGCGCGTCAGCTTCGATATCAAGGACATCCTCGCGAACGACGATCGGGCGATCATTCTCGGCCACTTGCAGACACGGATCAGCGCCACAGGAAAACTGATCGTTACAGCATTCGCGATTGCCCTGACGTTCTCCGGCGCGCAGATTGCAAGCTTCCTGATGCTGGAAGACAGCTTCGCCGTATCGATGGCCGCTCGACACTGA
- a CDS encoding SDR family NAD(P)-dependent oxidoreductase: MTTSLYDNVHSTKHAGKVALVTGGSSGIGLATAKRLAREGATVFITGRRQEELNAAVSEIGHGASAIRGDISSAADLKKIVDTVSARHHRIDILFANAGGGEFARLGDITEAQFDKYFDINVKGTLLTVQNALPIMRAGSAIVITGSIAAVQGTPAFGVYAATKAALRSFARTWASDLKGRDIRVNVVAPGVIVTPAYKTELKLSEEQIAAYCEEVAATTPLGRVGNTDEIAKAVSFLASDDASYITGTELFVDGGLVQV; this comes from the coding sequence ATGACAACCTCTCTCTATGACAATGTCCATTCGACCAAGCATGCGGGCAAGGTGGCGCTCGTCACTGGCGGCAGCAGCGGAATCGGCCTTGCCACCGCCAAGCGCCTCGCTCGCGAAGGCGCCACGGTGTTCATCACCGGGCGACGCCAGGAGGAGCTGAACGCCGCGGTGTCGGAAATCGGCCACGGCGCCAGCGCGATTCGCGGCGACATTTCGTCGGCCGCAGACCTCAAAAAGATCGTCGATACTGTCTCTGCGCGGCACCATAGGATAGACATTCTCTTTGCCAATGCGGGCGGCGGAGAATTCGCCCGCCTCGGAGATATCACCGAAGCGCAGTTCGACAAGTACTTCGACATCAACGTAAAAGGCACTTTGCTTACCGTGCAGAACGCACTGCCAATCATGCGGGCAGGTAGCGCCATCGTGATAACAGGATCGATTGCAGCGGTGCAAGGGACACCGGCGTTCGGCGTCTATGCCGCCACCAAGGCTGCGCTGCGCTCCTTCGCACGCACCTGGGCGTCGGATCTGAAAGGGCGGGACATCCGCGTGAACGTGGTCGCGCCTGGCGTCATCGTCACACCCGCCTATAAGACTGAACTCAAGTTAAGCGAAGAGCAGATTGCAGCGTACTGCGAGGAAGTCGCCGCCACCACGCCGCTCGGCCGGGTGGGTAATACCGATGAGATCGCAAAGGCGGTTTCCTTTCTCGCGTCCGACGATGCCAGCTATATCACTGGGACAGAATTGTTCGTCGATGGCGGGCTCGTGCAAGTCTGA
- a CDS encoding LysR family transcriptional regulator, whose product MDHLQAIRVFVRVVETGGFGRAALSLNMPNATASKWVKSLETHLGVKLLERNTRRVSVTTDGAAYYERTRQLLSELDDVEATLGREQANPRGVLRVDTGGSTASGILIPALPAFLARYPDIQVQLSVTDRTVDLVAENIDCAIRSSANDLDLVTHPIGKLAWTTCASPAYLAKHGTPKRPQEIVDNNMPVVGYFSASTGITQPLTFCRGEETTTLDHVRNDILVSESNAHLATALAGLGIVHTLDFMVRPFIEQKRLVPILVQWRPHPLEVYIVYPPSRRYSTKMRVFADWAAALFASA is encoded by the coding sequence ATGGATCATTTGCAGGCAATCCGCGTCTTTGTCCGCGTTGTTGAGACAGGCGGCTTTGGACGCGCGGCCCTTTCTCTCAATATGCCCAACGCCACGGCGAGCAAATGGGTCAAATCGCTGGAAACGCATCTTGGTGTAAAACTGCTGGAGCGAAATACGCGGCGGGTCAGCGTGACGACCGATGGCGCTGCTTACTATGAGCGCACGCGGCAACTGCTCAGCGAGCTCGATGATGTCGAGGCCACGCTTGGCCGCGAGCAGGCGAATCCGCGTGGCGTGCTGAGGGTCGATACCGGAGGGTCGACCGCAAGCGGCATCCTCATCCCCGCATTGCCAGCTTTTCTTGCGCGCTATCCCGATATACAGGTGCAACTCAGCGTCACCGACAGGACCGTAGATCTTGTCGCGGAAAACATAGACTGTGCAATCCGCAGTAGCGCCAATGATCTGGACCTCGTGACCCATCCGATCGGGAAACTCGCGTGGACCACATGTGCGAGCCCCGCTTATCTCGCGAAGCATGGCACGCCGAAGCGTCCGCAGGAAATCGTGGATAACAACATGCCTGTCGTCGGCTACTTTTCGGCAAGCACGGGCATCACGCAGCCCCTTACGTTTTGCCGAGGCGAGGAGACGACCACGCTGGATCATGTACGCAATGACATTCTTGTCAGCGAGAGCAATGCCCATCTTGCAACGGCGCTGGCTGGTTTGGGGATCGTCCACACATTAGACTTCATGGTGCGCCCGTTCATCGAGCAAAAGAGGCTGGTACCCATTCTCGTGCAATGGCGGCCGCACCCGCTTGAGGTCTATATCGTGTATCCGCCTAGCCGGAGATATAGCACCAAGATGCGGGTGTTTGCAGATTGGGCAGCGGCATTGTTCGCGTCTGCGTGA
- a CDS encoding amidase: MGHISMTEMSRRLAAGSLSSRQLVEEALAAISDPNGEGSRAFMTVYAEKARAVATEIDAQRRRGMVASPIAGIPVSIKDLLDEAGQTTLGGSTVLVGQPPALVDSTVVARLRKAGAVIIGRTNTVEFAYTGLGINPHYGTPKNVYDRATGRIPGGSTSGGGISVADGMAAGAIGTDTGGSLRIPAALNGLVGFKPTQSRVPREGVMPLSTTLDSVGPIAWSVADCALLDAVLTAEAVRASHAPALRGLRFAVPKTYFQNDLSEPVARAFELALSRLSAAGATIVELPMIEFAQAPNINPRGMITASEAYAWHRKYIKDGADKYDPRVLARIKTGEAISAPDYVQLLALRREFIRSINQAAAGYDAMLMPTTPDIAPAIADVIKDDESYYRINGRMLRNPSVVNLFDGCALSVPCHQAGDAPVGLMIAGIQNTDHHILSVGRSVEAIVSPPRS, translated from the coding sequence ATGGGGCACATTTCAATGACGGAAATGTCTCGCCGGCTCGCTGCCGGCTCCTTGAGCAGCCGCCAATTAGTTGAAGAAGCGCTTGCCGCCATCAGCGATCCGAATGGCGAGGGCTCACGCGCCTTCATGACCGTCTACGCCGAAAAGGCTCGTGCAGTTGCGACCGAGATCGATGCGCAGCGTCGTCGTGGCATGGTTGCCTCCCCGATTGCCGGCATACCTGTTTCGATCAAAGATCTGCTCGACGAAGCCGGACAAACTACCCTGGGAGGTTCCACGGTTCTGGTCGGCCAGCCCCCCGCGCTGGTCGATTCAACCGTAGTGGCCAGATTGCGTAAGGCAGGCGCAGTCATAATCGGGCGTACCAATACGGTTGAATTCGCCTACACAGGGCTGGGTATCAATCCGCACTACGGTACTCCGAAGAATGTCTATGATCGTGCTACCGGCCGCATTCCCGGAGGTTCGACATCGGGCGGCGGTATATCGGTGGCTGACGGCATGGCTGCCGGCGCTATCGGCACCGATACCGGCGGCTCGCTGCGCATTCCTGCCGCGCTCAACGGCCTGGTCGGGTTCAAGCCGACTCAAAGCCGCGTACCGCGCGAAGGCGTGATGCCGCTATCGACTACCTTGGATTCGGTAGGTCCGATCGCCTGGAGTGTTGCCGACTGTGCGTTGCTCGATGCAGTACTCACAGCCGAGGCTGTGCGAGCATCTCACGCGCCTGCATTGCGCGGACTGCGATTCGCCGTGCCAAAGACTTACTTTCAGAATGATTTGTCCGAACCTGTCGCGCGCGCATTTGAGCTCGCCTTGTCACGGCTGTCAGCGGCTGGAGCGACCATTGTCGAGTTACCGATGATCGAATTTGCGCAGGCACCGAACATCAATCCACGCGGCATGATCACGGCGTCGGAGGCGTATGCCTGGCACCGCAAATATATTAAAGACGGCGCAGATAAATACGATCCGCGAGTACTTGCTCGTATCAAAACCGGCGAAGCCATCAGCGCGCCAGACTATGTTCAACTTCTGGCGCTGCGGCGCGAATTCATCCGCTCGATAAATCAAGCCGCGGCTGGTTATGATGCGATGCTGATGCCGACAACACCTGACATTGCGCCAGCCATCGCCGATGTGATCAAGGACGACGAGAGCTACTATCGCATTAACGGACGCATGCTGCGTAATCCATCGGTGGTCAACTTGTTCGACGGCTGCGCGCTCTCGGTACCGTGCCACCAGGCGGGCGACGCACCGGTCGGACTCATGATTGCAGGTATTCAAAATACCGATCACCACATTTTATCGGTGGGACGCTCGGTGGAGGCGATTGTTTCGCCGCCCCGAAGCTAA
- a CDS encoding nuclear transport factor 2 family protein, which translates to MNETIELKNKALVLEAFDTLFNKRDYVACERYWSPNYVQHSAHIEPGRDGLFNLIKSAPSTLKYEPGLIMADGDFVIIHGRFSGHGRPKNWIAADILRIVDGILVEHWDVIQDEASREESKSGLPMFGNKFPEEL; encoded by the coding sequence ATGAATGAAACGATTGAATTGAAAAATAAAGCACTGGTCCTTGAGGCCTTCGATACCTTGTTCAACAAACGTGATTACGTGGCGTGTGAGCGCTATTGGTCACCCAACTACGTCCAGCACAGCGCTCATATAGAGCCCGGTCGCGACGGTCTGTTCAATCTCATCAAAAGCGCTCCGTCAACGCTGAAGTACGAACCGGGCTTGATAATGGCCGATGGCGATTTCGTGATCATCCACGGGCGATTTTCTGGCCATGGCCGGCCGAAGAACTGGATCGCGGCAGACATTCTGCGTATCGTCGATGGCATTCTGGTCGAGCATTGGGATGTTATTCAAGACGAAGCTTCGCGTGAGGAGTCAAAGAGCGGCCTTCCCATGTTCGGCAACAAATTTCCTGAAGAACTCTGA
- a CDS encoding SDR family oxidoreductase has product MKLSGNTIFITGGGSGIGRGLAEALHKLGNQVIISGRRKGHLDEVTKANPGMQSVELNVEDPASIATVARKLIAEHPKLNVLINNAGIMQVDDAASTIDESLLVSTITTNLLGPIRMTSALIEHLKKQDAATVINVSSVLGFVPLAMTAVYSSTKAAIHSYTQSLRYKLKDSSVKVLELAPPWVQTDLLNSNDEPRAMPLAQFIDETIKVLGTDAEEVLVEGAKMLRNNPGPGEAALVTQFNDMMAQPPH; this is encoded by the coding sequence ATGAAACTGAGTGGAAATACGATCTTTATTACTGGTGGTGGTTCAGGAATCGGGCGCGGCTTAGCTGAGGCTTTGCACAAACTGGGAAACCAGGTAATTATCTCCGGCCGGCGTAAGGGCCATCTGGATGAGGTAACCAAGGCGAATCCCGGTATGCAGTCGGTGGAACTCAATGTCGAGGATCCTGCCAGCATTGCAACGGTCGCAAGGAAACTGATTGCAGAGCACCCAAAGCTCAATGTGCTGATCAACAATGCCGGCATCATGCAGGTCGACGATGCCGCAAGCACAATCGATGAAAGCCTCCTGGTGTCGACCATTACGACCAATCTGCTGGGCCCGATCCGGATGACTTCGGCGCTGATCGAGCACTTGAAGAAACAGGATGCGGCTACTGTCATCAATGTATCGTCGGTATTGGGATTCGTGCCGCTGGCGATGACGGCGGTGTATTCCTCCACCAAGGCGGCCATACACTCGTACACCCAATCGCTGCGCTACAAGTTGAAAGACAGTTCGGTGAAGGTGCTGGAGTTAGCCCCACCCTGGGTGCAGACGGATCTGCTAAATAGCAATGACGAACCTCGGGCGATGCCTCTGGCACAGTTCATCGACGAAACAATCAAGGTCCTTGGAACGGATGCGGAGGAGGTGTTGGTGGAGGGAGCAAAGATGCTACGCAATAACCCGGGACCTGGCGAGGCTGCGCTCGTGACGCAGTTCAACGACATGATGGCACAACCGCCACATTGA
- a CDS encoding TetR/AcrR family transcriptional regulator, whose protein sequence is MPKPNVHDKIFDAALKLLPEKGFNGCSVQDIAATAGVPKGSFYNHFESKEALGAEIVDYYGTRGNLRDVLTDQSIAPMERLRSYFVGLNEMIVSLDFEQGCLLGNFSAELSDQSPVIRSQLAGVYGKWTKLIEGAIAAGQADLSIGSELNARSLAGFLLNAWEGATLRARVERSRDAFDVFMDVAFRKILI, encoded by the coding sequence ATGCCAAAACCAAACGTACACGACAAGATCTTCGATGCAGCATTGAAACTTCTTCCCGAGAAGGGTTTCAATGGTTGCAGCGTGCAAGATATTGCTGCTACCGCCGGCGTGCCGAAGGGTTCGTTTTACAACCACTTCGAGAGCAAGGAAGCGCTCGGTGCGGAGATTGTTGATTATTATGGAACACGCGGCAACTTGCGGGATGTATTAACAGACCAGTCAATCGCACCGATGGAACGGTTAAGAAGCTATTTTGTGGGGCTCAATGAAATGATCGTTAGCCTCGATTTTGAACAAGGTTGCCTTCTTGGAAACTTCAGTGCAGAACTGTCAGATCAAAGCCCTGTCATCAGAAGCCAGTTAGCTGGGGTCTATGGAAAGTGGACCAAACTTATTGAGGGGGCTATCGCTGCCGGCCAAGCCGACCTCTCAATAGGGAGTGAACTGAACGCACGGTCACTCGCCGGATTTTTACTCAACGCGTGGGAGGGAGCCACCTTGAGGGCACGAGTTGAACGGAGTCGTGATGCATTTGACGTGTTCATGGATGTGGCGTTTCGTAAAATTTTGATCTGA